One Spea bombifrons isolate aSpeBom1 chromosome 1, aSpeBom1.2.pri, whole genome shotgun sequence DNA window includes the following coding sequences:
- the AIMP1 gene encoding aminoacyl tRNA synthase complex-interacting multifunctional protein 1 isoform X1 — MFLARSFTRMASNGTVLNRLEQRASEADQVIEYLKQQVALLKEKAILQASLREEKKLRVENAKLKKEVESLKEQLVKEEIKNGVKQVGIPESVSAQSSCGSSEPATVKPSSPAPVKPSPPAQGSSSPAPKAGGEEKKKKEKPEKKGEKKEKKTVAADEEKPVDVSRLDLRVGCIISAKKHPDADSLYVEEVDVGEATPRTVVSGLVKHIPLEQMQNRMAVLLCNLKPAKMRGILSQAMVMCASSPDKVEILDPPSGAVPGDRITFQGFPGEPDKELNPKKKTWEQIQPDLLTSEQCVATYKGVPFEVNGKGVCKAQTMTKSSIK, encoded by the exons gtTTTTAGCCCGATCATTCACAAGGATGGCTAGCAACGGCACAGTACTGAACAGGTTGGAGCAGAGAGCTTCAGAGGCTGATCAAGTTATCGAATACCTCAAACAGCAAGTTGCACTCCTCAAGGAGAAAGCAA TTTTGCAGGCATCTCTACGAGAGGAGAAAAAGCTTCGTGTAGAAAATGCCAAGCTGAAGAAGGAGGTTGAGTCTCTAAAAGAGCAACTTGTAAAAGAAGAGATAAAAAATGGAG TGAAACAAGTTGGGATTCCAGAAAGTGTGTCTGCTCAATCCAGTTGTGGTTCCTCTGAGCCAGCAACCGTGAAACCTTCCTCGCCAGCCCCTGTGAAACCGTCCCCGCCAGCCCAGGGATCTTCTTCGCCAGCGCCAAAAGCTGgaggagaagagaaaaagaaaaaggaaaagcctgaaAAGAAAG gtgaaaagaaagaaaagaaaacggTTGCAGCTGATGAAGAGAAACCAGTGGACGTCTCCCGTCTTGACCTACGAGTTGGCTGCATCATCTCTGCCAAAAAGCACCCTGATGCCGATTCCCTGTATGTTGAAGAGGTGGATGTAGGAGAAGCCACACCAAGAACTGTTGTCAGTGGGCTTGTGAAACATATTCCTCTTGAACAG ATGCAGAATCGTATGGCAGTGCTCCTCTGTAACTTGAAACCTGCTAAGATGAGGGGCATCCTTTCCCAAGCCATGGTCATGTGTGCCAGCTCTCCAGACAAAGTGGAAATCCTAGATCCTCCCAGTGGAGCAGTTCCTGGAGATAGAATCACCTTCCAGGGTTTCCCAG GAGAACCTGATAAGGAGTTAAATCCCAAGAAGAAGACATGGGAGCAGATACAGCCCGATCTCCTCACCAGTGAGCAGTGTGTGGCAACATACAAAGGAGTACCATTTGAAGTGAATGGAAAAGGTGTATGCAAAGCCCAGACCATGACCAAAAGCAGTATTAAATAA
- the AIMP1 gene encoding aminoacyl tRNA synthase complex-interacting multifunctional protein 1 isoform X2: MASNGTVLNRLEQRASEADQVIEYLKQQVALLKEKAILQASLREEKKLRVENAKLKKEVESLKEQLVKEEIKNGVKQVGIPESVSAQSSCGSSEPATVKPSSPAPVKPSPPAQGSSSPAPKAGGEEKKKKEKPEKKGEKKEKKTVAADEEKPVDVSRLDLRVGCIISAKKHPDADSLYVEEVDVGEATPRTVVSGLVKHIPLEQMQNRMAVLLCNLKPAKMRGILSQAMVMCASSPDKVEILDPPSGAVPGDRITFQGFPGEPDKELNPKKKTWEQIQPDLLTSEQCVATYKGVPFEVNGKGVCKAQTMTKSSIK, from the exons ATGGCTAGCAACGGCACAGTACTGAACAGGTTGGAGCAGAGAGCTTCAGAGGCTGATCAAGTTATCGAATACCTCAAACAGCAAGTTGCACTCCTCAAGGAGAAAGCAA TTTTGCAGGCATCTCTACGAGAGGAGAAAAAGCTTCGTGTAGAAAATGCCAAGCTGAAGAAGGAGGTTGAGTCTCTAAAAGAGCAACTTGTAAAAGAAGAGATAAAAAATGGAG TGAAACAAGTTGGGATTCCAGAAAGTGTGTCTGCTCAATCCAGTTGTGGTTCCTCTGAGCCAGCAACCGTGAAACCTTCCTCGCCAGCCCCTGTGAAACCGTCCCCGCCAGCCCAGGGATCTTCTTCGCCAGCGCCAAAAGCTGgaggagaagagaaaaagaaaaaggaaaagcctgaaAAGAAAG gtgaaaagaaagaaaagaaaacggTTGCAGCTGATGAAGAGAAACCAGTGGACGTCTCCCGTCTTGACCTACGAGTTGGCTGCATCATCTCTGCCAAAAAGCACCCTGATGCCGATTCCCTGTATGTTGAAGAGGTGGATGTAGGAGAAGCCACACCAAGAACTGTTGTCAGTGGGCTTGTGAAACATATTCCTCTTGAACAG ATGCAGAATCGTATGGCAGTGCTCCTCTGTAACTTGAAACCTGCTAAGATGAGGGGCATCCTTTCCCAAGCCATGGTCATGTGTGCCAGCTCTCCAGACAAAGTGGAAATCCTAGATCCTCCCAGTGGAGCAGTTCCTGGAGATAGAATCACCTTCCAGGGTTTCCCAG GAGAACCTGATAAGGAGTTAAATCCCAAGAAGAAGACATGGGAGCAGATACAGCCCGATCTCCTCACCAGTGAGCAGTGTGTGGCAACATACAAAGGAGTACCATTTGAAGTGAATGGAAAAGGTGTATGCAAAGCCCAGACCATGACCAAAAGCAGTATTAAATAA